One window from the genome of Glycine soja cultivar W05 chromosome 12, ASM419377v2, whole genome shotgun sequence encodes:
- the LOC114380485 gene encoding receptor-like protein kinase HERK 1: protein MRDCREICLFICVLSILPLVCFSANFVPTDNYLIDCGSPTNTPIDSRNFTADSFYKNFLSTQQDIVASTSLKSITSTSDSPLYSTARIFTAPSKYTFPINKKGRHWIRLYFFPFAYEKYNLSAAKFAVSTQNYNLLSDFSVQKNPVMKEYSLNVTSDTLVITFSPSDNSIAFVNAIEVVSVPDDLIIDDANTLNPAGSYSGLFAQALETVFRVNMGGPTISSGSDTLQRTWVPDEKFLIQPNLARNFTNIGAVKYVDGGPTENTAPPSVYGTLTQMNSADDPRSNFNVTWQFDVEPQFQYLVRLHFCDIISKSLNELYFNVYINSWFVAKDLDLSTINNNILAAPFFKDMITAPSASTKIFISIGPSTVNSNYPNAILNGLEIMKMNNSVSSLSSSTAVPLSSTSGSGSKKVGLIVGVSVGAFLAVVIVGVFFFLLCRKRKRLEKEGHSKTWVPLSINDGTSHTMGSKYSNATTGSAASNFGYRFPFVTVQEATNNFDESWVIGIGGFGKVYKGELNDGTKVAVKRGNPRSQQGLAEFRTEIEMLSQFRHRHLVSLIGYCDERNEMILIYEYMEKGTLKSHLYGSGFPSLSWKERLEICIGAARGLHYLHTGYAKAVIHRDVKSANILLDENLMAKVADFGLSKTGPEIDQTHVSTAVKGSFGYLDPEYFRRQQLTEKSDVYSFGVVLFEVLCARPVIDPTLPREMVNLAEWSMKLQKRGQLEQIIDPTLAGKIRPDSLRKFGETAEKCLADFGVDRPSMGDVLWNLEYALQLQEAVVQGDPEENSTNMIGELSPQVNNFNHEVSVSAAQFEATSLDDLSGVSMSRVFSQLVKSEGR, encoded by the coding sequence ATGAGGGATTGCAGAGAAATTTGCTTGTTCATCTGTGTCTTATCAATCTTGCCCTTGGTATGTTTTTCTGCCAACTTTGTTCCTACAGATAATTACCTTATAGACTGTGGATCACCAACCAATACTCCAATAGATAGCCGCAATTTCACAGCGGATAGTTTCTATAAGAATTTCCTTTCCACACAACAAGATATTGTTGCCAGTACCTCCTTGAAATCAATCACTTCCACCAGTGATTCGCCTCTCTATTCAACAGCTAGAATTTTCACTGCACCCTCAAAGTACACTTTTCCTATTAACAAAAAGGGGAGACATTGGATCCGTCTTTATTTCTTTCCATTTGCATATGAGAAGTACAATTTGAGTGCTGCGAAATTTGCTGTTTCCACCCAGAACTATAATCTTCTCAGTGACTTTAGTGTGCAGAAAAATCCTGTTATGAAGGAGTACTCTCTAAATGTGACCTCAGACACCCTTGTGATCACCTTTTCCCCTTCCGACAATTCCATTGCTTTCGTGAATGCCATTGAAGTTGTTTCGGTCCCTGATGACCTCATTATTGATGATGCTAACACCCTAAATCCAGCAGGAAGCTACTCTGGCTTGTTTGCACAGGCACTGGAGACAGTTTTCAGGGTTAACATGGGTGGTCCAACCATCTCCTCCGGCAGTGACACACTTCAACGAACTTGGGTTCCTGATGAGAAATTCCTTATACAACCTAACTTGGCCCGTAATTTTACAAATATAGGTGCTGTGAAATATGTAGATGGTGGGCCAACAGAAAATACTGCTCCACCTTCTGTTTATGGTACTCTAACACAGATGAATTCAGCCGATGATCCCCGAAGTAATTTCAATGTGACTTGGCAGTTTGATGTGGAGCCTCAATTTCAGTACCTTGTTCGACTTCACTTCTGTGACATAATCAGCAAAAGTCTCAATGAACTGTACTTCAATGTTTACATTAACTCCTGGTTTGTTGCCAAGGATCTTGATCTTAgtacaataaataataatattttggcTGCTCCGTTTTTTAAGGATATGATTACAGCCCCATCTGCCAGCACCAAAATTTTCATAAGCATAGGCCCTTCTACTGTGAATAGCAATTATCCTAATGCTATTTTGAATGGGCTggaaataatgaaaatgaaCAACTCTGTGAGTAGTCTCAGCTCATCAACAGCTGTGCCTTTGTCTAGTACTTCTGGTTCAGGTTCTAAGAAAGTTGGCTTGATAGTGGGTGTGAGTGTTGGGGCATTTCTTGCAGTGGTCATTGttggagttttcttttttctactaTGCAGGAAAAGAAAACGTTTGGAAAAAGAAGGGCATTCGAAGACATGGGTTCCCTTATCAATCAATGATGGAACTTCTCACACCATGGGAAGTAAATATTCTAATGCCACAACAGGAAGTGCTGCTTCAAACTTTGGGTATCGCTTCCCTTTTGTGACAGTTCAGGAGGCTACAAATAATTTTGATGAGAGTTGGGTTATTGGCATTGGTGGTTTTGGTAAAGTATACAAGGGAGAGTTAAATGATGGTACTAAAGTTGCAGTTAAGAGGGGGAATCCTCGGTCTCAGCAGGGGCTTGCGGAGTTCCGAACTGAAATTGAGATGCTCTCTCAGTTCCGCCACCGCCATCTAGTATCATTGATTGGATATTGTGATGAAAGGAATGAGATGATATTGATATATGAATATATGGAGAAGGGAACTCTCAAAAGCCATTTGTATGGTTCAGGTTTCCCAAGCTTAAGTTGGAAGGAGAGACTTGAGATATGCATTGGAGCAGCCAGAGGACTGCATTACCTTCACACTGGCTATGCTAAGGCCGTTATTCACCGTGATGTGAAATCTGCAAATATCCTGCTTGATGAAAACCTCATGGCCAAAGTTGCTGATTTTGGGCTATCGAAGACTGGGCCTGAAATTGATCAGACACATGTGAGCACAGCTGTCAAAGGGAGTTTTGGGTACCTTGATCCCGAGTATTTCAGGAGGCAACAGCTTACGGAAAAGTCAGATGTGTATTCATTTGGGGTGGTTCTGTTTGAGGTTCTTTGTGCTAGACCTGTTATCGATCCAACCCTTCCTAGAGAAATGGTGAACTTGGCTGAATGGAGCATGAAATTGCAGAAAAGAGGGCAATTGGAGCAAATAATAGATCCAACACTTGCTGGGAAAATCAGACCAGATTCTCTTAGGAAGTTTGGAGAAACGGCTGAAAAATGTTTGGCTGACTTTGGTGTTGACAGGCCTTCTATGGGAGATGTCTTGTGGAATTTGGAGTATGCTCTCCAACTTCAAGAGGCGGTTGTTCAAGGTGATCCTGAAGAAAATAGTACAAACATGATTGGTGAACTCTCTCCACAGGTCAACAATTTCAACCATGAAGTAAGTgtttctgctgcacaatttgaaGCTACAAGTCTGGATGATCTGTCTGGTGTATCAATGAGTAGGGTATTCTCACAGCTGGTGAAGTCTGAAGGGaggtga